One Ranitomeya imitator isolate aRanImi1 chromosome 1, aRanImi1.pri, whole genome shotgun sequence DNA window includes the following coding sequences:
- the LOC138643273 gene encoding uncharacterized protein, with protein MGLGYMFIYRISVFRQYTQFRIMDFSARELSWRQKASNIFRSNASQPMTDASNIERDMMKQYKNCIHKKTKIWWTKTTLENYVSQKIIPRGLRVQLYPTFDLGEQHLIDRWMTAASACSLEFLQIIIESNTASIKKIEDEISRLELLLKKDVKNDQLESFLKEIDNDLEKWEKDICAVKTKKYLRDVSDYDNNKIYRWQNPRSNDEKRKARSESFSSTSSTSDAGTSVQGNEATPWNKRTRFGGGSKHDEFFKKRTYQRNDKMKVINLSKHVLSEMQMSILEKGLTFCPSYSLDAFTSVKYVHLFSRKIILKKLHFKGQMDERFDTEEEREALANLEALERESNPVESFGSH; from the exons atgggtctgggttatatgtttaTATATCGTATTTCTGTCTTTAGGCAGTATACCCAATTCCGTATTATGGATTTTTCAGCCAGAGAATTAAGCTGGCGGCAAAAAGCTTCAAATATTTTTCGCTCCAATGCCTCTCAACCTATGACCGATGCTTCTAATATTGAAAGAGATATGATGAAACAGTACAAAAATTGTATTCATAAAAAAACTAAAATATGGTGGACTAAGACAACATTGGAGAATTATGTAAGTCAGAAAATAATTCCACGGGGTCTACGAGTGCAGCTGTATCCTACATTTGATTTGGGTGAACAGCATTTGATTGACCGTTGGATGACAGCTGCTTCTGCCTGTTCCTTAGAGTTTCTTCAGATAATTATAGAAAGTAACACGGCATCTATAAAGAAGATTGAAGATGAAATAAGTAGATTAGAACTGTTACtcaaaaaagatgtaaaaaatgatCAATTAGAATCATTTTTGAAAGAGATTGACAACGATcttgaaaaatgggaaaaagacaTCTGTGCTGTGAAAACTAAAAAATATTTAAGGGACGTCTCCGATTATGATAACAACAAAATTTATAGATGGCAAAACCCGCGATCTAATGATGAGAAACGGAAAGCTAGATCTGAATCTTTCAGTTCAACATCTTCAACTTCAGATGCAGGGACATCCGTTCAAGGTAATGAGGCCACTCCATGGAATAAACGTACCAGATTTGGAGGTGGCTCAAAGCATGATGAGTTTTTTAAGAAAAGGACTTACCAGAGAAACGATAAAATGAAGGTGATTAATTTGTCCAAACATGTTTTGTCTGAAATGCAGATGTCAATCCTTGAAAAAGGTCTTACTTTCTGTCCATCTTACTCCCTAGATGCCTTCACATCGGTAAAATATGTGCATTTATTTTCaaggaaaattattttaaaaaaactcCACTTCAAGGGACAAATGGATGAAAGGTTTGATACTGAGGAAGAGAGAGAGGCCCTTGCCAACTTGGAAGCTTTGGAACGTGAGAGTAACCCTGTTGAG AGTTTTGGGTCCCACTGA